The Triticum aestivum cultivar Chinese Spring chromosome 6D, IWGSC CS RefSeq v2.1, whole genome shotgun sequence genomic sequence CTTGAAACCGAACTGGGGCAAGGGAACTTTGCGGGAGTATGAAAATCCGCCATGTCGGACTCCGACAACACGGGCCCACCCaaaatccctctctctccctctgctcTAGAACCCTTCTCCCCACATTCATGCTGCTCAAAGAGGATGTGATCGGACGGCCACCTATCTGCTCATGCCAGCTGATCGCGCGCAACATTCACACCGGAGCGGCGACCGAGAGCCTACTTTAGCTGATGCTGGCATTTAAGCAGTGTCGGTCCGCCTGCCCCGACTATTTAAGGCGGCCGACCACGAACGCAAGCCTTGCACCACCACATTTCCACCGCTCCTCTGCTCTCCTACATACCTCCACCACCGTTCACTATGATGGGCAAGTCTGACGCCTCCAAGTGGTTCCCAACTCGCTTATTCTTTGGATCTTGGGGAAGCTCCGGATCTTGGCACCACCGCCCATTGTCTTTAGGCCCTCGGCGTCCATGGCTCCCTCGGACGTCAAACCATAGTCGTTCTCCTCAGACAATGGGGAGCAGAAGCCGCCCCTCCTTGCCAAGGTTGTTGCACCGGACTAGTTCATGTGACAGATGTAGATGGTGCTGAGGGGTCGATCATCGAGCGCGGTCCGGCGTAGCCATTCCCTGCGCCCCATAAGGCGTCCAAATTGAACACCGCGTGAAGGAGGAGCCGACCTCCCCACATCGCAGTCCCGACTTCCACACTAGAGAAGCAACCATCTCCATTGCATCCCCAGCCCTGGAGCCATTGGTGGGTGCTCGTCGTGAAGACACGAGAGTCGTCCTCCCTAGCGTGTTCCCAAGCTGCGCGGCTGCCTCGACTAATACCTTAGTGGCGGCGACGCGTCCTCCTTAGCGACCAACAAATGCCTCGTTGAGGTGGAGCGACGGGAATGGCAAACATGGTGTGTTTGACAAGTTGTGAAGACAGGCGTCGTGCCAGCCTCGGTGCTCATAGACCTGACGCTCGCGGAGGCATGGGCTCTGGATTGGTCCAAGACCATCGAGCAAACCAGCGCCCGCCATCGGCACCGACTCAACAACTAGCTCCTCCCAGTGGGTTGGCTGAGTCCGAGTGTTTGGCCCGGCTCCCGGGCAAGGCGGAATTGTTGCCGCCAGGTGGAGGAAGCCGAGCGGCTGTGCTGTGATCACAACGGTGGCCAATCAGAGATGTCATGACTCCTGGCAGGCCTTTCGATACTcgaacgacgacgacgacagcaacgacgacAGAAGTTCCTATGGTCAGGGGGTCATGCGTCCGGTACCTCGCCTAGTTTAGTTTAGCTATATTTAAATTTAGTCTGACTTTGTTAAATTTCGTCCGCTTGATTGTAAATATACCCCCCTCCCCCAACACACACAAGCTGTTCCCCTCACTTTGAGCTAGTGACTACGGTTGGATGACCGGTTCCGCCCGCTGTCCACGAACTCATTTGTTTTTGATGATCCGTGTTGGAGTTGCAAGGACAATACTCGTTTTTGGACTAACGTAAGCTTACCAATTCGTGGAGAATACATGCACCTGGTTTACAAATTCTTTGGTGCACTGTGTAAACTCCAAGTTTGACCGTTTGTGAAGGGAGAGAGACTGGGATGAATACGTTGGAAATGCTGCCAGCCGGGAGAAGCGCGCGGCAGGGCCGAGAATAAGAATGATTGCGTATCTTTGGACCGAGAGAAACCAGAAGTGCGTCATCaattcatcaccatcatcacacttTCTCGTTGACAGCTAACCACCACCATGAATGTACACATCCTGCAGAGCCCTAGGCAGCTCGGCCTGCATTGAAGCTGTGCAGGAGACTACTGGAGTACACATTGCGATCCACTGCTGCTTTGCTGGGGTGGGCCTATAAATTCGCACCCTCGCCTGTGCTCTCCCCCCACCACAAGTTCTTCCTCACTCGAGCTATAGCCAgctagccttcttcttcctctgctactACTGCCATTGTCTGTCCGTGCCTTCCAGGCCCAAGTACTGCCATTTCACGGTATGAAGAAGCAGCACTGCATTTCTCAATCCTTTCCTTGGTGCATTTCTTGCCTTCTTTCTTGAATCTTGAGTGCTGCTAGCTGTTTCTAAATCAAACGCACGCATTTGTCCGAATATGTTTTGGCCTGAGTACTACTAACTTGCTATCGATGGATGTGAAGGTGCTGCAGGGGGCTAGCTTAGCAGGGCGTGGAGGATGGAGCGCGCGAACACGGAGCTGTACCTGGAGAACCTGTGCATCATGCAGGCGAACGAGCGGCTCCGGCGGACAGCACAGCTGCTGGCCCAGGAGAACGAGCAGCTCCTCGCCGATCTCAAGCGCAAGCAGCAGCACATGGCGGCCTCCTCCAAGACGGCGGCCCAGCTGGCCAAGGGCGGCGGGCCGTCCGGCGCTAACGTGGCGTCGGCGCGCGCGGCGCCGTCCAAGTCCGGCAAGCAGCAGCCCCAGTGATCGCGCCGGAGATGCGCGCGCGCGTGCATGCATGCACTCGTGGAAGCTGTAGTCATCTTTGCGAAACACTAGCTAGTAGTAGTATGTAGTGTACGGGATAGGTCCATCAGAGCTGGCATGGATGGTTTAGTTCTACTTTTGGTTATGTGTAGCAGCTAGCGCTTTGGCCTTTGGGGGTTATATTTGCATGGCTTTTCTTGTTGCAGTGTGATGGCCTGAGCCCTGATGGGTACGTAGGTACCAGAGTACGAAAGATTAGTTCACGTTATTCCAGTAATGTACTTGCGAAATCCGCGGTTTAACGTGAACAATTTGCGAAAATCCATCTTTTACAAACACGGCGTCATGTTTATGCAATGCCAGACAGGTGAATGCGTTTCAACAAGCGAGGCTCCTTGactgattttcttttctttttcgaaAAGGGGTGCCTCACAGGAGGCACACAACCATTCTTTGACTGAAATAGGTTCCGAGTTTGCCGGATATTACTTCAATCAGACCACACTATAAACACTAAAAAAAACTCTGAAGAGGATTCCAACATTAGTACTATAAATACAACTCAATTCCACCAAAAAGAAGGGTTTATATTGTTTGTTTTTCTTGAAACAGAGGTAGTCAGATGTGGTACATTTTCCTGACAGTAAGCAGGAAATGAATATAGGACAGTATTCTGATCATGGTCTCTTGGGTGGACGTGGCACAACACGATCGGTTGAACTCGTGAATTGAATTGCAATGGAGGTAGCGCATGACTCGAGGTTGCATGCAATGCAATTGATCCTCAACTGCAGACTACGTCACCAGCACTCGAGTGAGCCTAAGTCCAGTCCAATTAATCGTTAGGTTTGCGTCCTATCCACATCGATACGTACTATGTTTCCCCTTTTCATTTCTGCAGCGCAGACGATGCACATTCCGCTGGCAGTTTCACAATGCCAGGCTTTTTCAGTTACAATATGTTAGTGTATACAGTAGAACTTAATACAGTATTATCGTATTAGTGCGAGAAAGGTTTGGAGTGTAGTGTAAAAAATGCTCAGACGGGGGAGTAGTAATTATTTGTTTTTGTTAGAGATGGATGGAGGAAGGCTATCCGGCTATATTAGCATTTTTTGGGAATATGCGGGGTGCGTGTCTTTTCATTGGCAAGTAAGAAAATGAAGCAAGCATAAAAAAGAAGTAGAAAATGAAGTACGTTAAGGGGGCATCCCAAATCAAAACACATCAATCAAACACTAATCTGGGTCGCTTGAGAAGAAGACATGGGGTTCCTCAGCCCTAGAATACCCGGAACGATCTACAACAATATTCGACTCAGACCCCTGGCTTCGGCTCTAGCCCAAAACCGCGCTTCGTCTTGGATTTACGAAAGTACACACAAGGCCAAAAAAAAGTGGTATTTAACTACAAAACTCCCAAACCAGAGGCAGGAGAGGGAAAATGCCCTCCTTGCTGGTTGCGTCCACGAACGCTGTGGGACCATCCCCCCTGGCATGCCGCAACCATGGTTCAGGTTGGGTGGCCCCGTCGACCACCGCACGACAGGGGAGAGAGCAGGGCTGCTCCAAAATCGCGCATCCATGACGTTGGGCTGGCAAACCAACACACCGGTTATAGAGGAGGAAGACGGGTGGGAGAGAGGACAACATGTGGGCCATATGCCAGTCTAATTTTGAGTCAAACGGTGTGAGTTTTctcatgccacatcatcacttatGGAGGGACCCACCCGTCAGATTTAGTGTCAGGGGCTGCTAATCGACCGATCAGTGCTTTCGGCCAATTGTCAACAGAAAACCAGATTGTTTTTGTCAAAAAAAGTGAAAGGTTGTGGTATTTTTATTTAGGATTCGCAACTATGGTGGTTATTGCAATTTACTCCATTCCTCAAGCAGCTTGCGGACGGATGATGAGAGCGATGCTTAGTCCCTCCCACACACACATTCTACGGCCGCCGCCTCTCTTGGTCTCAAACATTTTGGGAACTGAGTATACAAAACTCATGCGTTTTTTCTATCCTCTGTTTATATGTTGCGGTTCGATTTATGTGTGTTGCAGAGTTTGTGTACCTTGTCATGCATGAACACGCTGAACCTACACGGCAAGTTCAGAAAGAAGCCAGACAACCACAAAGCTATATATGCTGACTACTGAAAGCTAATAATCATGAAGATTGATAATGGTTACTTACAGGCGAACAGAAGGTCTATTCTATCTCAATTTTCTCAAAAGGTACTCCATGGGTACATAGGATCTTTATAATACGGTGAACTATCACATCTTCCTCCGTGCAACATATAATTTTGACTTTCTTGAGATGTTGTGATAGCAATGATTATTCGTTTGAGTTACAGCTTTCATCAGTTTTGTTCAAATGATAGTCCTGTAGCAaacaaaatattttgcaacaaaaGGTAAATGGTAATTTCAAAGATAAAAGCTATCATACTTGGAGAATATATATACCTCAGAAGTTTGCAAATCTAGCTGAAGTATCAGTGTCTCTAGAATGGGTGAGTGCTGGAGAAAGTAAATCAATCAAGTGAAATCATCAGCCACACACCACTCATTGAGCAACAACTTTTTTAGCTTCCTAAACATGGGGCGCCATGTCAAATCCATTCTCAAAACAGACAGCTGGAAAATGAAGAGGGTTAAACAAAATTTCAAGATATAACTTCAGAAGTACACAATGCTTTTTGAGATACATAAGTACATGCTTTGAAAACTTTCTGGTGGTTCTTATTTTTCATAGTAATTAAGTGTTACCAGACACCAAGATTGATAATCCAAGCTGTACTTTAATCTCAATCCTACATGTTTGAATATTAAAAATGCCTAAAGTATCAAGTAGCGGTGTGCATGCAAACATGCTCAAGAAACATCAAGATTCAAGCATGTGAATTAGTGAAAACATGTAACACACACAAGGAGCTTGTTCCATAAGCTTCTATTGATAGATAACTGGATACAAACTTACATGGGATCTAGTGGATGGCAAAGAACAATTGGAGTTAGAAAAAGTGGGAGCATACCCTTATCGGATAGTCTGAAGCCAATGAGATTTGGGGCAGAAATAAGAGTGCGGGGATCAAAACCAAAACTCGTGTTGTGAATTTTAAGAAATCGTAATGACTGGGACAAGAGATTCACATGGATATGACAAGCTTTCATCTCTAACACCTCTAGCACCTTACAGCTCGAAAAATCCAGAGAGCATCCCTCAAATCGCATGCGGTAAAGATGTAACCTCTTCAAGTGCGATGAGACAAGAGTCATGTTGATTACCTGCCAGGGAAAACAAATTCGAAGCACTGGAACTTCACAGGATAAAGCATGCAGGAGCCATGGTTCCATGTGTCGGAATGCCTCCTTGGCCCAATTGGTGTTCGCAGTCTCCTGACAACCAGAACGGATGTCACATACATTCAGAGGCGTCGGGTCACGGAGACGAAGCAGCTCATTGACAAACAAGCTGGAGCCCGTAGCGCCGTGGTAGCTCTCGGGATCATCAATGGGTAGGGCGGGCACGGACTTCCAGAGCGTGCGCCAGCGCCTAGAGAGCACGCATGTCCGCACGGCGTCGCGGGAAAGCAGGAACGACATCACGTACTGGAGGAGTTCGTCCGGGAGGGCGCTGATGCGGTCCTCGCCACGAGCCACCGCCACATAGCGTCAGTGCGCGGGAACAACCAGATGGGGAGTAGGCAGGGAAACACAAGATAATCACCACATCACCTCGTCTGCAGGAGCTCGTCCGGCAAGGTGCCGATGCCGTCCTCGCCGCCGGCCGCGGCCGTTTCGATGTTTTCTTCGTAGTTGAGCCTCTCAGACATTCCGTCGAACGTGTGGCCTGCGCCGAAGCTGCAGAGTTGCAGGACGCAGTGAGTCAGTGAGTGAGAGCAGCCACAGGGAGAAGACAGACGGGAAGAATCCGTGATTATCACCTCCGGCCGCCACTAGAAGACCTGCGTGCTCCTCCTCCTAGGTGGTGGGAGAGGAAGACAAACAGGGAGTGGCGGAAGAGGTTATCACCACTGCCACCGCACGCTTGACACCTACAACATCGTCGGTGATGCGGCGAGTTCCAACGGGCTTGCGGGCGATGCGCGGCGAGCTCCAATGTCCGACGCCGGCGGTGCGGCGGCGTATTTGTTCCTCTCTCTGTCTCGTTCGATCGTTTCTGCTCGTTCGCTGGGATGATGGGCCAGGGCGACCCCAATTGACTCAAAAGGTCCAGTTAACTGTTCCTTTTTTATAAAAAAAGGTCATGaactaaaaaaacattttcttATCTCTGAATTTGTGAAAAATCTGTCCTCTAATATAAAAAATTAACCATGGGTGTTAAAAAATGTATTTAAACGTGCTATGGTCCTATAATTTGAGTTGTCATGtcaacaaaagaagaagaaaaatgtcaCAATAAAAAATGACATCTCTTATAAtataaaaatgccatctcttaataaaCAAAAAATGCCATCTCTAAATAATAAAAATGCAATCTCTCAATAAAAAAGGCCATCTCGAAAtataaaaatgccatctcttaagaAACAAAGAATGTTATCCTTAAGAATAAAAAATGCCATGTACAAAACAAAACTTGACTTTTCAACCAAAAAAAGGAAAACCAATTAAATTGCCATGTGACATAGTCCAGAATTTTATAAACCGCCTTTTTAATTTTCTCTAGAAAAATTGCCATATggtgaaaagaaaggaaaaaaagagagactAGGATTCGATGCCAGGACGTTAGCCAGTGCGGTGGCTGAAAATATTTTGAATGGTCCTACGTTTGCTGGCTTTTATCTTACAAGGAACTAGTTTCAAAATCTGACGTGGCTCCAATCCTGCGCCAAGAATTGTGCAAACGAATCTAACGGGAGAGGGCACATTCGTTGGGATTGGCCCCCTTACTATTTCCCTCTTTTTTCTTTGAAGGAATGGCCGAGTGCTCCTCTCGCTTGCTTTGATCTGTCAGAAATATGACTGTGGGCCCAAAtccaaaaaaaaaggagaaaagactATTTTGGACAATGGGGGTGGGGGCATAGGCACATATATATTACAATTAAGCACAATTTACATGGAGGACTTAAAAATAGAGAACGATTAAAATCGGCCTACCGGCCAGACATTGTGTTCGTTGGCTAGCTGAGTGCAGGCGTTCCCTTATCCCCTCCCATCCACACGCTTCCTCTCCTTTCTCTTTCCCCACACAACAGGCAGAGGGATATGCTGGAACCGGCATGGCGGCGTGCTCCATGGTGGTCGCGTCATGCTAGAACCGGCATGGCGACATGCTGGAACCGGCACAGTGGCGAGCTGTGATGGTGATGGAGGTGCATCCGTGATACTACTGCCGCCTAGGGGTGCTGCGATGACAGCGGCAAGTATACTACATGCTAAAACGTTAATGAGGGATGTTAAGACAACGATCACGCTGCTATAAGGTGGCGGCGATGGGTGCGCCATGTTCTACGATGGGGCACCAGATGGATGTTGCACCATGGCAATGGCGCTGCTACTGCAAGCAGAGAGCAACGAgttggaggatgatgaggacatggccgTGAGGTGGCGCATTTGTTCGTCTCTCTCGAGGCCTCTTTTCCTCTTGCTTGCTTTTTCTTTCTGAATAGTCCCCGGGCAGCGCTGTGTAGCGAGACGTAGCGTGCTCTCGCATCAAGCACCTCACTAAATGGGCCAGCCTAGTCACGCGGGAAACACCGCCTCGTTTTcacgttttttgtttttgttttttagtcTTGTTTACACTTCCAAATATAATAACAAAATATATTGCAAAATATGTTTTACATAAAAACATctgaaaaaaatgttaaatgtgtatactgAAAATGTATAGAAAAAAATACAATGCATgtgaaaaaagttgatcatgtatttaaatcTTTTAATCACGCATTTGAGAAATAATTAACAAGTATATGAAAATATTTCATGAAGCATTAATGTTTTTAAATGTGTATAGTAAAAaatgaccatgtattcaaaaaataaaTATCAAagttttatttgaaaaaatttaatcaagcatttaaaaatgttaaaatatgtatagaaaaatgtcggccatgtattaaaaaaattattAAATTTGTATAAAGAAAATATTTCTGGAAACAACCtcttgcagaattgtaaggaaaggctgcgtacaatagacccaaagtggctGGACCCTTCCATGGACCTTGCGCAAGCGGGAGCAATATGCATCGGGCTGCACTTTTTTTTATAAAGAAAACGTTTCTCATGTGTACAACGCAGAAAATATGagaaaaaagttgatcatgtattcaCAAAATGttaaagcatttgaaaaaatgttaaccaagTATTTGAAATTTTTTAGTCAAGCATTTgacaaatgttaaatgtgtatagaaaaatcgTTGACAATGTATTAATAAATGTCAAACTTGTATCTCAAAAATATTGAGCAAACATTTCAAAATGTTCAAATGTGCATAGAAAAATGTTGTCTATATATTTAAAAAAAGTTTAACTTGTGTTTGGGAAATGTTgctcaagcatttgaaaaatgttacaaatatgtatagaaaaatcgaccatgtattaaaaatgagctcttttagggtgattggcgaGTTACAACTCGTAATTTCATGTAACTCTACCCTTGTTTTTTCCTGACCGTCGGATCTGAAAAATCAGTTAAAGGTTTGTTTTTTGGTCAAAAGGGTAGAATGGTCAGATTTTTCCAATCCGTTCCGAAGAGAAATAGTTCGTCCGCCCCCGCACAGATAACTCTTTCCGTCGTTCCAAAgcattgccgccgccgccgccgccctttctGTCGTTCCGATCAAGAGATCTGGCGGCGGCCCCAATCCATTCAAGCAGCCAACGCCAGGAACTGCTAACCGCTGCGGCGCGCCGAGCCGGCCGACGTCTCCCTGCCCCACCGCCACTGCAGCGCCTCCCTCCGCCAAGCAGCCGGCGACGCCCAGCAACGCCGGCGAGCACTCCGTGGACAGGTACCTTTCCCTCCCCTACACCCcttcccccccccacccccccccccccccccgccccgcacGTTGGTAGTCAGACTGTCCGCCGGCTGTCAGAGGAATTTCAGTTGCTTGATGCGAACCGTACTGCGTACTAATTTGCTAGTGGCGCCATAACATTTTCTATGGAATACACTGTATGGAAAATACTCTCTCTGCATGTATCAAATCAAGACTGATCACGGGT encodes the following:
- the LOC123142093 gene encoding protein LITTLE ZIPPER 3-like, producing the protein MERANTELYLENLCIMQANERLRRTAQLLAQENEQLLADLKRKQQHMAASSKTAAQLAKGGGPSGANVASARAAPSKSGKQQPQ
- the LOC123142095 gene encoding FBD-associated F-box protein At1g66320-like, whose translation is MSFLLSRDAVRTCVLSRRWRTLWKSVPALPIDDPESYHGATGSSLFVNELLRLRDPTPLNVCDIRSGCQETANTNWAKEAFRHMEPWLLHALSCEVPVLRICFPWQLSVLRMDLTWRPMFRKLKKLLLNEWCVADDFT